Genomic segment of Euwallacea fornicatus isolate EFF26 chromosome 34, ASM4011564v1, whole genome shotgun sequence:
ATCGACTCAGAGACTCATAGCAGGGAAAATTTTATGAGAGAAACTCACAAATCAAAATTCGAGCCCTATCAGCCACTTccaattgattgatttttttcgttttagttctaaataattcttaattaCAGTACCCAGCGCTATTCCGAAACaaagtaatagtaaaaaaaaataaaatgttcacCAAAAACCCACGAGCACtcacattttctaattttataatCTCCTTATGAATTTGGAAAATCAGGATAACACAAGATGTTTGTCAGTTTTCAGAAGTTATCCTTACCTCACCGTGATGGTTCTACTTATGTTCTTGGTAAACAAGAGTATTCCTACACCATACCTGGACCCCATCAACGAATGTATACTTATGTGTGCCGAGTGTTTCCAGGACGAATTGCTGATGGACTGCGCGAATGACTGTATAATCTTTGCTGGTGATGTAAGACAGAAGTTGAGGAATCTCTGTCCGTTCTTTGATGCCAAGGAACCCAGTGTAATCCAAGttatttaacttgaaatatgttcattttttgttcatccataaatataaatattgaagacCTTTGCTTATGAAACAGACAGATATAAATATCTTTACATCAAGGCCATATTGTAAATAGTGattgcaaaaaaactaacctgaactaaatgttttttctCCTTTCATTCGATCCTATTTTGCGCCAAAATTaaacaactataaaaaaattagagacaCCATATTGTTCAGAAAATTCAGTTACAATCTCCAGTTTGAAACTTTAAACATATACAGTATGTCCCAAATGGCTgagatttagggcaatttatGAGTTTATAGCAAATTCGCACGAAATGGAGTAACGGAGTATGCAGATAATATTCGAATTTATTGTACGACGTAGAGCCATTTGTAATTTCACTTAAttggtttatttaattaactagTAACTTTGCTTTAAGTGCCTCGATATAGGCGACTGGATTTTAAGCGCTATAGCATCACCGATGAATTTATAATACAACTTTTACTGCTAGACCTAAAGGTAGAACTTTATGTAGGTGTACTGGGGCATATAGTGTTACATTTAAAACCtgctttttaagaaatttattttttttttgttgcttgaaatttcaaacattcaTGATTAACCCTAAATTTTACTTGTCGTTCTAGAACCATAAGTAAAACTCTATAGGAAAATCTGATTTACCTCCTAGGATGGTCAGTATTGTCACCACAATATATGCATTTCCTGTGAAATActaggaataattttttaaataactatcAAACTAATCAATAATCGAAAGTGCAAATCGTCACTTACGCATGATGTGCTGATTTGAAGACCTAAATACTTGTTCGTAAAATCATTGTACAATAAGAACGTCAAAGAAATAGtagtacatacagggtgtgcaaaccGTTATTCAGAGAATTCTAGAACAGAtttcatttccaaaaataggagaaatttataaatataagtCCTGAAATGAACATCTTTTAAACTATAGAAGCTTTAGGCAAAGATTGAGAGCCATTTGTGAACTTTGATATTATAACTCTCCCTctaaaaatatccaatttgaCCCACCTTATACATACAGATGGATGGGCTAAGGTTTTACAGTTCAATAAccatcaaaaatgtattatcatCCAAAATTTGGCTATATATATGAGAATTTATAAACTTAATCAAGATTCCACTTTCGTTTTGGTTTTTGGTTTCTTCAACTTCTTCAATCCATCTAAGTTCCCTTTTAACAAACTACTATAAGCAACTTGGAATTTATTGACATCCTTCTGGTGCACGACAGTAGCAAGTTTCTTTGATCTGAATTTGGCTCGTATCAAACACAAATGTTCAGTAACCTCTGGTAGAGGTGGTTTTCCTTCCCTAGGGTTGCCTGGGCGGTCGATTCCATCATCTAAAACAAGGAATATGACTTAACCTAGATGTGAAAGTATAAAATACAACTTACATCTCTTAAAAGTCATTGTAACAGACCCATCCAATCTGGCTTTCTGGAACATCTTTGATAACTctgacaaaaactgaaaagcCAGTTGAATTACTATTAGTGTACTACATTGTGCATTTTCTGTAGTTAGTGAAGAAATCTTGGGAGCTATCAGAATTATGAAGTGGCTTAAATAAAGAAAGGATTGTGGTTTAAATGAGTTTCTCTTTTCTTTTATAGTCACAATTATCTATAgtcataaaaataaaggttTGTCAGagttaagtttaaaaattttattttcacaccAACCAATCGGTCAAATTACTACTTTATAACTGacctaaaaattcaataattcaacCATGTCAATACCGAAGtaaggaatattttttcttttagtattCATGGACCAAAAGTAACCCACATGGTCATCCTGTATGACTACatgttataaattttccacCTGGTTTCTAACAAGTTTGAAAACCTGTTCAACATCCCAGAaggtagttttaaaaaaatccattaactTTTTACTTACAGCATCGCTTTCTAGTAGCAccatttcctttaaatttagaagataCAAAGGGCTAATATGTGAACACAGacttttttccacaaattagatttaaaaaaaaattcgatcaGACATCAACGTCACACCACTTTTTTACTGTCGCACCActgttaaaagtaaaatacgtttataaaaaaactgtcaacAGTGACATTTGACACTGACAAATAATCAACAACGGTCCTGTGAcgtgtttttgtttatatttttattaaatttcaagtgtACACGCaaacaatttatattttagttttaaatcaATTACGCACCGAATTGTGTTTTTGCAACATATGGTATGCTTAATAAATTCACGATTAtctgttaataataatttaatagtcctacctagaaaaaaatgttatcttgattttagtaatatttttaataataaatcaaagataatcaatttaatatatataatcCTTTTATAGATAATAAAGACATCAACCACTTATTTGAGAAATAGCAGATATGCCTAATTCAAAAGAGGAATGTGTGTTAAAGGCAGGGCATCCACCTGcaggtaaatttgaaaaataaattaaaaaactaatctCTATTTTGTAGATAATTCAATAAACCAATTACTGTGTGTGTGAACtatcttattttattttttcagtaaaagcGGGTGGCATGAGGATTACCCAGCACAAAACACGTAGAGATTCAAGTGGAATATCTGAAGACACAACAGGCTTGACTGTTTCTGGAAGTCCACCAAAAGCTATTACAGTTTCTGGAGCTGTGGTCAAAGGCCACTCCGACTTTCCTCCAGAAGCAGTGCAAAGTTTCCATAAAGAAAAACCTCCAGTGGTCCATGTGAACAAAGGAACTAGTCATATAATTCAACAACCTAAAAAATAGGTATTTTGAACTTATTATTAAGTTCAAAATCAGATGTATTGGGTTGGCTGGTTTTTGGTATGGTTTGGCTTTATTTAGCTTGGTACACTTACTATGCAAGGCTTTAGCTAAGTTTTCTCTACAAGTGGGCTTCTGAGATCCCACCTGACTTGATAtctaaaagcaaattaaatttaattaaaataaaaatttacatttggctaaagtatttaaaatacaGTGAGAGAGGAAGTAAAAATatgtagaaataaatttaacattgAAAGCATTTGATAAGCAAACAGCCAAGCAAAATATCTGAtggtttgttgaaaaattcttattacattttatgCATTTAATACCATTTAAGGGGATATTCaatatttgcagtttttacAATACTTAATTCTTTAGTGAAGTAtaaggttttttaataatatgtaGATATATTAACGTGTATCATATATCTTTACATTATTGTGTTTATGGTGCTTGGTTTTTTTAGTAAAGACGCAATATAATATCAGACaaatggttttattgtttgtaaGGTAATCTACATGAAACAACTTAGACAAagcattaatttaataaaggtGTTCTGTTCCAACCAGTTTtggctttttttttgtagtccTCACTCGATAAGGGTCTTAAATGCGCTGCGTCTACaatattactaaaaaaaaatgaaataaattctgaGCATGTATTTGTTATGGCTAGAGTATTTGGTGTTATTGTCCCCATGTATAAATATCCTTACGTACCGAAATTCATCATAATTTTTCGATGTAACAACTGCCCTCAATTTCGCATCGTTTCTGATCCAGTACATTTGATCTTTTTTGATGGCGGATTGCAGATTTGAGAACAAACTGTCTAATTCATGAGTATGTGCGTTTGATGAAGCCattgatgaaaatattaaactaaATGACTCAACAATATTATTCACAATGATTACAGAATATGGGTTTGTTTAATCAATACAAATTTATCTTGATGTTTCCATGGCTGCCTAATGCCTAAGTAGGTAATTATTGAGTATAAAAACCCTCATAGAGAACGAAAGCTGCATAGTAACACATTGTCTATTCTTTCTTACAGTTTATCCTTGAAAGATTGcagacaatatttaaatttataataccACTCCACTGCAGAATTGCTTTTCTTACTCCTTtactcaaaataaaattcaattacataataattttcatttatttaataaaaacaatattatttttcataatgcAATATTTCATCGAATAATTATGCCCAGCTTTAAAGAGGCAGCTTCCTCAATTTTGTTATGTATGACGTTCACCTCATCTTGGGTCAAAGTTTTCTCCATATGCCGATAAGTAATTCTATAACAttggctatttttttttgtttttggatgAGTAAAGTTATCAATCAACTGAACTTGCTCAATTAGATCCCCACCTTCAGTTCTCACTAAATCATAAAAGTCATTACTGGAAAAATCTACATCCTCTGGCACCCAAAAACTCAAATCATTTATACACTTGGGATAAAGTGAAACTGgcttatatataatattttggtTTATATCTTCAACTTTGAATTGGTTTAAAAATCCTGAATCATTAGACCAAAACAACCTTATGTCAGGAATCTTATACAAACACATTGCAATTCGTTCAAGGCCAATTCCAAAAGCCCATCCAATTTTATTAGTGAGTCCTGAATTAGTAAGAATTGGTTGTCTCATAATGCCACAGCCCAATAACTCCAGCCATTCATCATTATAAAATACTTCAAGTTCCCAAGAAGGTTGtgtaaaaggaaaataagtaTCCACCCAACGGAACTTTACTTCACCAAACAAATGCTTTGCTAGTCCTtccaaagtattttttaactcaTGTTCCATCAGCTTTGCAGCTTCTAGAGTATGGCAAGCTTGTTTTTCTTGACCTCCAAAACTATCTGTATTATTTCCCAATTCAAATAGTTGCAGCTTAGTGTCATTCGGAAATAACTCATCTTTAGTACACAACCTTACTGCATCTAATTGGTGGAAGACTGGATAGTGAGTTCTGTCAATTTCATCCCTCCGATAAACATCTCCAAtcattatgaaattatttagaCCTGTGAGGAGCAATGAAGACTGGTGTGCAGTCATGTGTGCTCGAAGCAGATACTCTCtatttatataataacaaTCACTTTTACGTCTGGAAGGATGCTCCTTAGGTATCAAAAGGCTGTCGAAATTCTGGTTAACATTGACTATTGGTGACAAGTTgttgtatattgaaaatatgggATTTCCTCTAGGATTAGTGAACGACTtataaaagtaattattaatcCGCTGCTGCACAAGGTTTATGGGATGGTAGTCCTTCAAATGTAAGTTTCTACCGACATGAAATGCAATCCGATCAGTTATATTTGTATAATCGTCTCTATGATAGGAGttatttaatactttaatGTCTTTTGGCGCGATCTTAAGATTAGAAGAGAATCTTTGAAAAGTGGCGTGCATACATTTTCGGCATATCATTTTTACAGCAGgtcaacaataaatattttaaattaaaaataattaagtgataataaaaatatccatttatAGGTTAGGTTCGGTTGGGACAATTTATGTACCTAGCAGAGTGACgtataagaaatttatatGTCATTGTTTTTGACAGTTCTTTCACAgtttttaccaaattaaaaacgaatcaTATTAGAGACGAGatgaatatttttcccaaaataattttttgactaATCAACGCCTCTAAAATCGATATCATTCAACATTGTGATATCGAtatattttaccaaatatcGCAATCGATACCGACTGATCGCACGAAAcgaagaaaatgaaataattttcaatatcatAGAAAACCAATTTCGAACTTTTAAAcaaatgtgtaaaaaatactatttctttcaataacaataacaactgTTGGAATATATCTTTTATGAAGGGATTCGGGGATGACTTGGATATGAAAGGAATTTAATAAGTATCGACAAGGATTAGTGCTAACTTTATaaacaaagtaaaaattttcatattctaTTTATCAATGGCCAACAAAGACatcttaataaattgaaatacacCTATACTTTGTTTTTTGCACAAGGAAAGTGCCTCTTTAAATTGTTCAGCGGTAAAACTCCCTTCTGTATGTGAGGCAACTATTTTTCCGCTAGTATTGTTAAATACGAAAACAAATGTtgcttttaaatcattttcgcTTATCGGCGGGGAAAAAGTAAATTCCTCAgccttatttaaatacactgaAACTGCTCCAAATATGAATTTCATGGCAATACCTGAATCGAGGCAAGCCATACATGTCGCATTTATAGCACATGACAccaactgaaataaaaaaaaatgcacataACGGAcagcaaaaaattcaatattcccatagacaaaataataaaaaaaaagcttatTACGTATTATACGTATTATACGTATTTTTATATGCCTCAAACATTTTACTAGCGTCCTTGTGTACTACATTCAAGAGCTATTATTAGGTTACTTATGGATTTTATAGACATGTCATGAAAACGTAATATGTCCAGCAGACATTTAAGTTTCTATTGAAAGCAAATCAATTCACTAGAGTGCTGAGTGCACAtgtgagaaaaaaatcgaagttgcctatttaataaaatttcttgtaaTTACCTGTCCTCGATCCTGCATTTCCTGTATGTTTAATATAACGGCAGCTCTAGGATATAAAACTGCTGCTATGGCAGTTTCacagatattttttatcacaGACTCCCTGTATCTGTCTTGAACCCCTAAAAGGCAGCACATTCACTCAGTTAAGACTGCCCCTAATTAATTTGCATCAtctattatgaaaaattacccGATTCAGCCTTAGGCCGATAGCAACATTCAATACTGGCTTTgtctattaacatttttttcattttaacttcAACTGGTCCATGAACTGATGCAATTACTGCAGATTCGCCTAGAATGATAGTGgcatatacatttttcacatCAAAGACTAGATAATTCTAGTACTTGAAGTAGATGAATATGAGGGAAAAACATGAATCAAATGACAACTAATAATGATTACAGGTGAAAATATGCCAATTCGATTAATTGGAGCGCTTAGTTTTTGTTACGTACGTGAGTAATTGTACGTACCTTCAACAAAAAAAGCTGATCCGTCTGATCTAGATAGTAGACCAAGTTTACACTTTAGGGAAGGTATATTCGGAAGGTCCACCTCCATATTGGGATTGTACAAGTAAAAAGCTTAAGATTTAATGTACTATTAAACAAACTCCAAACTTTCACTAAAAATCGTCGAAATCAGAAATGATTGTTTActaaatggaataaaatagATCCACGACCAAATCATAACAAATGTGGCACCAACACACATTGACAAAAGGGGGTGAATTGAACCAATGAGCGGAAACATTGAATAAACACGCGATAAAAATCAGCTGAACGTTGATCATGCGCTATtagttaattatatattttttctgataATGGTTGATGTTCATAAAcataaaatacgaaaaataaaGTCTGCTGAAGTTGATTAcagatattgttttttttcctgCTATAATCATTACAAAATTTGCtgcaaacaaattatttaaggttaaattgaaaatttgaaaaaataaaatcatagcCTGACAGAAGCAAACCAAAATGTTCTGGtgaagttttcttttttgacttaCCATTCAAGAAGATATactaaaaaatctttatttattaacttataTCCTGACACAATAGCACCAATCTAATGGACTTTCCAAAGAAATGTGCTGGTAAAGAGAGCCTTCAGAgggttaattatttattgcaggTAAGTTTATAATTGGGGTTACAAAGGGTACTAGCAaggtatgtttttttttatgctcCAATGCACCAagtgtttatttacttttacgtTGGCAAACAGTGCTTGCGTCGTTACCAAGGAACCAGTATCAAAgcacaaaattaaaagaagtgtttatattttgtgtaataaatattgatatgCAGCTCTTCTTTGCAAAGCACACTTTCCTTGaagaaaacaaaacgttaacgaggatttttttcaaaaccctttatacagggtgaacaTTATTTCcagttagttttaaaaagcttcccttttcaaaactatttttacttACTTTTGACCAGTTTGGGCAACTGCTTGAATTTACTACTCTTGTATAGAGTACCTACCATACTGTaacctaaattatttttcatgtatcaTGATAAACACCACCTgactttttcacatttttagttAGCCAACCAACTATCGATGGAAAATCCATCAAGCCATATAGCATCTTTGCAATACACCAATTTAGCCGTCAGTATTTCAAAGAAAGCCGTTCAAAGATTGTAAGTGATGAAATTGGGTACAATTTAGTCtccacaaaattaaataaattatatctttatttttaggGACACGGATATTAAAAGGGACTTATGTAAAAGATGTAGATCGATTCTTGTAGCAGGAGTTACTtgtaaaattagaataaagaaaaagaaaatcattaAACGTTGTTTGAAGTGTACGCAggccaaaatttttaatacgaGAATGAAGGACTTCCGTCCTTGGAGTCAGAAAGAGGAGAGTGTAATTCAGTTGTTGGATTACACACCCAAAGAATCACCACCAATAATTAGTGATAAACTAATTgcaagtgataaaaaaaataactaatgtatttttttgttaataataaatgaataaaatttataattttttaaagcttaataTGATCTACATAAAGTGTTACCGATCGATTCACGAAGAtatcaaaaaaacaacttttatataaagaaaataaaatatcataatGAAACCCTTGATTCTAGGAAAATAGATTCCCTGCTTATGAATAAGAGCAATTATTTGTTGTCTAATTTAGCGTGACTAAGTCGGCtattaacaaattaatgaaTCCTCACTTTTGCAAGTAAGCTATTATAcgtaaattaatagaaatacaattattacacttttcaaacaaaaattggaaGCGTTTACTTAAAGTTATtacatttcataaaaattaacgtccaaaaagcaataattcaaataaatacttGCTCACTTGATAAACTATCCGCAAGCGGACTGACAATTTCTTTGGTagcgaaataaaatattaaaccaAATGTTATTGAAATAGGTAAAGCAGGCAGAGCTTTCTTGAATATCGCTAACAGAAGTAACGTCAGGCACAAaccctaaaaaataaaaaaaacaatacattttagtatttagtaaacataaaataaaattatagaattaaattttatttttttacaattatatgatcttattttaatgattttccataaaatctcgtcaaaattatatacatCTTACATTGAATTACTTACTATTAAAATTGCTACGAAACAAGCAAGAGTAGTATTCCAATCTCCATAGGAAGATGCTTTTCCTACAAGTACgctgtaaaatataaaatcccCAAGTCCGAGTTTTACTCCTcctgtaaaaaaaagtatacatCATACAGATATTGTGAGTTTTTGTGCTTggaattatattaaaattatcaaactgTTTTTGCAACTTGTAATACTTAGTCAACTCTATATAAAAAGTTTGAAGCACTCACTTTCCTCCTCTTCATGGGTGCTGGTTTGTTCGTGAATCTGAGTTCGTACTTGACCGCTTGGTGCACCGTGAACTTCAAGTTGTCTCTGAGTTGCGTGATTGGCATGGCTATCCACCCATTCTTGTGTAAATCCGTGCGATTCATCTGTACTATTTGAACGAGAAGTTCTCTCTCCAGTGGCCATAAGTGTGTAGGGATACATGAATGTGGctggaaaatgttattaacAATGAATTGTGAGCAtacactttttcaaattttaaactcaaattttgacatatGCATTACACGTTATACCGTAAAAACAACAATGAAGGTTTGCAAAgtgattttaaatattggAAAGTTCTTGTCTTTTCTGGTGCCCGACTTCCCTTTTACATTCTTAGACTAGGCCACAACAAACCTTGCATTGCCCTGAAGAACTG
This window contains:
- the Srp14 gene encoding signal recognition particle 14 kDa protein, yielding MVLLESDAFLSELSKMFQKARLDGSVTMTFKRYDGIDRPGNPREGKPPLPEVTEHLCLIRAKFRSKKLATVVHQKDVNKFQVAYSSLLKGNLDGLKKLKKPKTKTKVES
- the LOC136348646 gene encoding death-associated protein 1; this encodes MPNSKEECVLKAGHPPAVKAGGMRITQHKTRRDSSGISEDTTGLTVSGSPPKAITVSGAVVKGHSDFPPEAVQSFHKEKPPVVHVNKGTSHIIQQPKK
- the PheRS-m gene encoding probable phenylalanine--tRNA ligase, mitochondrial, which produces MICRKCMHATFQRFSSNLKIAPKDIKVLNNSYHRDDYTNITDRIAFHVGRNLHLKDYHPINLVQQRINNYFYKSFTNPRGNPIFSIYNNLSPIVNVNQNFDSLLIPKEHPSRRKSDCYYINREYLLRAHMTAHQSSLLLTGLNNFIMIGDVYRRDEIDRTHYPVFHQLDAVRLCTKDELFPNDTKLQLFELGNNTDSFGGQEKQACHTLEAAKLMEHELKNTLEGLAKHLFGEVKFRWVDTYFPFTQPSWELEVFYNDEWLELLGCGIMRQPILTNSGLTNKIGWAFGIGLERIAMCLYKIPDIRLFWSNDSGFLNQFKVEDINQNIIYKPVSLYPKCINDLSFWVPEDVDFSSNDFYDLVRTEGGDLIEQVQLIDNFTHPKTKKNSQCYRITYRHMEKTLTQDEVNVIHNKIEEAASLKLGIIIR
- the Rrp46 gene encoding exosome complex component RRP46; translation: MEVDLPNIPSLKCKLGLLSRSDGSAFFVEGESAVIASVHGPVEVKMKKMLIDKASIECCYRPKAESGVQDRYRESVIKNICETAIAAVLYPRAAVILNIQEMQDRGQLVSCAINATCMACLDSGIAMKFIFGAVSVYLNKAEEFTFSPPISENDLKATFVFVFNNTSGKIVASHTEGSFTAEQFKEALSLCKKQSIGVFQFIKMSLLAIDK
- the Rpp21 gene encoding uncharacterized protein Rpp21, with product MDFPKKCAGKESLQRVNYLLQLANQLSMENPSSHIASLQYTNLAVSISKKAVQRLDTDIKRDLCKRCRSILVAGVTCKIRIKKKKIIKRCLKCTQAKIFNTRMKDFRPWSQKEESVIQLLDYTPKESPPIISDKLIASDKKNN